TGTTAAAAAAATTGATTTAGCAATCACAGATCTACTCTTTAAATGATGCTACAGCTATATTGTGTAATTTCTTCATACAGCAGCTTCCTGGTAATCAGATTTGAGATAAACCACACTCTTGAGCAAACGGTATTTGCCAACTCTCCATCGGGGGAAAACCAATGACACATTCGAAATGTTTGGTTCTCAGAATTAGTTAGGGACGTGGGATGATATGTGTTCTGTTTTAATCTTAATCATTAatgatgattgtgtgtgtgtgtgtgtgtgtgtgtgtgtgtgtgtgtgtgtgtgtgtgtgtgtgtgtgtgtgtgtgtgtgtgtgtgtgtgtgtgtgtgtgtgtgtgtgtgtgtgtgtgtgtgtgtgtgtgtgtgtgtgtgtgtgtgtgtgtgtgtgtgtgtgtgtgtgtgtgtgtgtgtgtgtgtgtgtgtttctctgcagATGGAAGACTAAGACTCTACAGGATGGCTGCTGTGTGTTTAGGAGTGCTGTGTGTTCTACAAGTCACTCTCAACATCTCCCTGAGACTGGCTTTCTGTGAGTGTATTGTTATCTAATCATTACACTATATCAgagtcccaaatgacacactattagccctctggtctaaagtaatgcactCTATAGGAAACAGAGTGCCATTTGGACCTGTTCCATTTGGGACCCTATTTCATGTTTCAttcattttgaccagggcccaaaggacAGATATGTATTTTATTATCACTCTATAGTTCTGTTCTCACAAAGCAAGGAACACAATTCAGACTTACAGACATTACACAGCTTGTGGGACCAGTAGTTCGACAATATGTTTGAGAAACACACAAAGAACGACAACACCACAACTGTTATCTCCCAAATATCACCCTATCCTCTTtaaagggcactacttttgaccagggtacaTAGGGCTTTGGTCcatggtagtgcactatagaaggaatagggtggcatttgggacgcatAACATGCAGGAACTTTTTTGTTTTTCAGCCGGCTCTAACGAAGGGAGAGACCAGTTACAGGAGCGTTACACTAACCTGACTAAAGAAAGGGACAGGTTTAGTGACAGGGTCAGTGCTCTGACCAATGAGAAGGTGGTGCTGCAGAAGAGGCTCTCTGGGTGTGGTAAGTTGTCAAGTCAGTCAGTTGGGCTGCGTCCCCATTCTCTACCCTTccttctcctgaagtgtgcacttgtagTGTGCACTCAGACACTGGCAGCGTTCCGATTTTCTAACTTTCTCCAGAAGTGTGCACATTTCAGTCATGCATTTAAaggcattggattggtgtaagcACGGCTAGAAGGAGTTTTCACCATATTCCTTTAAATCCATGAGGGAGAGTGTATGAGTATACACTTCGGGAGAAGGGTATAGCATCGGAATTGAACCCCTGTGGGCAGCCTCGTTATGGATTTACTAGCAGTTAATTACAATGTTAGAATATGTTGTTACATAAAGTATAACGTATTTCTCTGACAGAgctaaacagttgttggaaaatcTGGAAAACCTGACGTGAAGGAAACCTGTCACAATAATTTATCCTTTCTCcggaagtgtgcacttgttcactttccTTCCTGGATTTAAAAAGAAATGACAGGTATATGGGAATTCCCTCTAGCGCCTACACCAACCAAATGCTTTTAGATTTCAGGAGAAAGAAGAGTTTACTGGAACGCAACCCAGACCtgaatatttaaaaaacaatatGGTGGAcgctgtgtgtgttgtctgtaggTACTGGAAGAGAGGGTGAAGGGAGATACATGGCAGTTCCAACGAGGTGGTCTATGTTGAGGTGTCCTAAAGGATGGAGGATGTTGGGATCCAGCTGTTACTTCCTTTCTATTGACATGAAAACCTGGCAGGAGAGCAGACTGGACTGTTTTGAGAGAGGAGCAGACCTGGTGATCATAAACAGTGAAGAggaaaaggtgagagagagagagagagagagagagagagagagagagagagagagagaggggggggagagtgaggggaggagagagaggagaaaggggagaaagatgagagagagaggagagagaagaaagaatgagatgagagaagagaggtagagagcgagaagagagagacaagagaggagggacaagagaggagagagagagagagagagagagagagagagagagagagagagagagagagagagagagagagagagagagagagacagagagagagggcgagagagtgggagagaggagcagacctgGTGATCATAAACAGTGAAGAggaaaaggtgagagagagagagagagagagagagagagagagagagagagagagagagagagagagagagagagagagagagagagagagagagagagagagagagagagagagagagagagagagagagagagagagagagagagagagagagagagagagagagagagagaggaagaaagcaaGTCATGATGTTGAGAATGTTTTTATTCAACCTCACTGGAGAGAATTGTACATGAGcaaatgtatgaatatgttaacaaacaggatctaatgtatgattttcagtcgggttttagaaaaacatactccactgattcatgtctacttttcttgactgacttcatcaggaaagA
This genomic interval from Salvelinus alpinus chromosome 6, SLU_Salpinus.1, whole genome shotgun sequence contains the following:
- the LOC139579378 gene encoding C-type lectin domain family 4 member M-like isoform X1, which encodes MASYVNKQVIELNEVTEENRNRATRSIKTETHLSDGRLRLYRMAAVCLGVLCVLQVTLNISLRLAFSGSNEGRDQLQERYTNLTKERDRFSDRVSALTNEKVVLQKRLSGCGTGREGEGRYMAVPTRWSMLRCPKGWRMLGSSCYFLSIDMKTWQESRLDCFERGADLVIINSEEEKKLLYQLDGDADLLVWIGLTDSVNEGAWKWVDGTPLTTSYWKSGQPERGDTNNKDCVEVYHRDSVLANWNDAPCNRMLHWICEK